A stretch of DNA from Triticum dicoccoides isolate Atlit2015 ecotype Zavitan chromosome 2A, WEW_v2.0, whole genome shotgun sequence:
CCTTACTGAACTTGGAGTCCTCGTCGGCCAGCGGCGAACTCACGCCCAGCTCGCGAAACCCTTCCTCGCAGGTCTGTGGCGCGTCCGCAGCGGCGCTGAGGTTCGTCAGGGCGTCCTGGAACTTCCCCGACGAGATGCCCCTCGCCGCCGCGTCGAGCTGGTCCACGGCGCTCGAGTACAGCTCGTCGCAGTCGGCGAGCGGGCCCTGGATCCTCCTGTCGTCCCCGTGCGAGGCCTTGATGGTGGCGATGCGCCTGCCGGTGTTCACGGCTGCCGCTCGGATGATCTTCGTGGCGATGACGGCCAGGCCGCGCTTGTCCGCGGTGGCGCTGTCCTTGCacgccttgaagaacttgacgcagTAGTCGTAGCCGAGGTCCCTGTTGCTCGCGCTGACGGACTTGCAGGTGTCGTCTAGAGTGGAAGCGGCGCTGgatgagacgaggaggaagaggaggaggaggacggcgagctGCGAGAGAGCTTGGGAATGCCTCATCATCTTTGCGCTGGTTTTAGTGGTGGTTGTGTCAGACGTTTTGTCTTTTGGATGTGGAGGGAGCCGATATATATAGGGACGGAAGATCCTGCTAGGAAATTCAGGTGGCGTCCGCTCGATGGGAAATTCGGGTATGATTAACTGTAGACGCCGGGGGCGTGGACCTCATCGTGGAGCTCAGTGACTGCGACTCCGGCTGGACCAGTCGTGTAGGTATCTGATTAGATGGAGGAGGACGAAGCAAATCTCTGGACAAAGCTCAAATTTAAGCGCTAAGAGTAATAACAATGTAACTGTACTGT
This window harbors:
- the LOC119351972 gene encoding putative invertase inhibitor, with translation MMRHSQALSQLAVLLLLFLLVSSSAASTLDDTCKSVSASNRDLGYDYCVKFFKACKDSATADKRGLAVIATKIIRAAAVNTGRRIATIKASHGDDRRIQGPLADCDELYSSAVDQLDAAARGISSGKFQDALTNLSAAADAPQTCEEGFRELGVSSPLADEDSKFSKECSIALAVTNTFGFLLFLSSDLNALIFIYEECERDLAAWDEMPTRGTLTNFVRKRCLPDKCKIILLLAIKYAHTY